Part of the Leptospira yasudae genome is shown below.
TAAAATGATCGTATAAGCTCCAGCAACATTGAATCGAATCGATCCAGAAGCGGTAATGTTTGAAGTTCCTGTAAGTACTGTATAGTCAGTTCCGGCAACTGCCAATGTGGAAGAAGTTGAAAGTGGGCAATTCCCTTTGTATATAACGTAAGAGTAAGAGCCGGAAGAATTTCCAAAAGATCCAATTGAATTCGCAGGTGCGGACGCAATTTGGATCGCTCCTATGCCAATTGCGCCACTTGTAGTAAAGCTAATAGATTGAACTCCACCGTTTTGGGTTGCAGAGATGGAAGCGATGGGAAGTGTAATCCCCGCCGCAGTGTAAGTGCAAGTATTCGCTCCGCTCAATGCGAGAAGAAGAGCGAGGTTGGTTGTATCGTCGTCCTTTTCGTCTTTTTTACACGCAGAAAGAAGGCTGATCAGAACGAGACAGACTCCAATTTTTTTAACTAATTTCATTTTGAAAATCTCCAAGAATTTTGAAATATTACATCGATTTGGCGAAGGCCGGTCAAGTTTTTTTGATTTTGGATGTTTACCTTTTTATAAATCGAAAAACAGAATGTTTTAAATTCGGCGCTGAGTGAATCAAATAGCATGGAAGAGCTTTTAGTGTAAACGCAAGTATAGGAAATAAATTTCATTTAGAAATTTTTGTCGGCGTTTCAGATTATTTTTATTTAAAAAAATCAAATTTTTTGTCCGTGTAAAAAACGAAACGAATATAACTAGCTCTGAAAATTTTAACCTTTTCATTCCGCATTCTATATAAGAAAAGAAACGTTCACAATTTTCATCCGATCCTTGTGGTTATTTATTCAGGGCCAGCGTCATGTCGGATTACAGAGGAAAATCGAAATGTAGAATGGTTTTTGTGAGGATTTTGTTTTTACAGAATCAAACTCTACGATCAAAGCTTTCTTGCTGGAAAGTGCGAATACTGTATATTCTTATCTCTTTATAAGAACCGCTCAAAAGCAATCGAATCAACGGAGTTTGCCTAATTAGAATATTGCGGAAACTGAATCTGTTTTCATAAAAGTAAACAAAGGACTAAAGCCACATTAAAAAAACAGCATGCTCGCACAAGTTCCCTTATGCTTCTCGCTCTTAAGTAGCAATTCAGTCCCTGCCAGTTTCGCAAAATCTCTGCAAAGTTTGATTCCTAATCCCGCACCATTTTCGTTGAGAGTTCCGGGGCAAGTGTACGATTCTTTCGAGAAAACGCGTTCCAATTCTTCCGAAGTCATTCCGATCCCTTCGTCTTCGACGCAGATGAGTTGTTTTTGATCGGAGATTTTTTTGGCCTTCAGATAAATCTTTCCACCGGGTTTGGAGAATTTGAGAGCGTTAACGAATAAGTTTCGCACGATCACTTTGAAGATATCTTTGTCGCTGAAGAGTGCGATCTCTTGGTCGAATTGCATCTCGACTTGAATGCATTTCAGTTGAACGTAGTCGTTGTAAAGCGCCGAAAGTTCTTCCAAAATCGGAATCGGCGAGAACGAAGTCTTATTGACCACGATGCTTCTCGAGTTCGCCTTCACCCAGTTCAGAGTGTTGTCGATTAGATCGATCGTGAGATACGTTTGAATATTCAATTTCGAAAGATATGGATACAATTCCGAAGCGGAAATTCCTTCGTTTTTGAAAAGAGAAATCAGAGATATGATCTGAATCAAAGGCGTTCTCAAATCATGCGCGAGAATGGATAAGAGCTGCGTTTTCGTGGAGTTGTTGTGACTCAGTTCGAGGTTTAAGGTTTCGAGATCGTGTATGTCCTGAAACGCGACCGCGTTGAGTTCTCCGAACTCGGTGCTTCGAACGTGAAACCACCGTTCTCCGTTGTTCTTGGTTCGGATTTTTGCCTTCATCGAGGCGTTGTGTTTGCCGCTTTTTCTTCCGAAATCGACTTCGGACCACCATTCATCCTCGATTTGTTTTCGATAGATATCGTCCGGATAGGCCTGTTGAAACCAGTCTTGAAGCGTGGGGAT
Proteins encoded:
- a CDS encoding PAS domain-containing sensor histidine kinase codes for the protein MELIQEALDHIGDKIRFVEFVPCPVLLSHVKGDQFQTLYLNKSFREHIGYKIQEIPTLQDWFQQAYPDDIYRKQIEDEWWSEVDFGRKSGKHNASMKAKIRTKNNGERWFHVRSTEFGELNAVAFQDIHDLETLNLELSHNNSTKTQLLSILAHDLRTPLIQIISLISLFKNEGISASELYPYLSKLNIQTYLTIDLIDNTLNWVKANSRSIVVNKTSFSPIPILEELSALYNDYVQLKCIQVEMQFDQEIALFSDKDIFKVIVRNLFVNALKFSKPGGKIYLKAKKISDQKQLICVEDEGIGMTSEELERVFSKESYTCPGTLNENGAGLGIKLCRDFAKLAGTELLLKSEKHKGTCASMLFF